The following coding sequences lie in one Apium graveolens cultivar Ventura chromosome 3, ASM990537v1, whole genome shotgun sequence genomic window:
- the LOC141712342 gene encoding uncharacterized protein LOC141712342, with the protein MTKFRKLNRPTGHRMSMLRTMVSQLVKHERIETTVAKAKEVRRLADNMVQLGKEGTLCAARRAGAFVRGDDVIHKLFTELAYRYKDRAGGYTRMLRTRIRVGDAAPMAYIEFIDRENELRQSKPPTPQPPQRAPLDPWTRSRLSKQFAPPKEEKSSDSDI; encoded by the exons ATGACAAAGTTCAGGAAGCTTAATCGACCTACGGGTCATCGAATGTCCATGCTcag AACAATGGTTTCGCAGCTTGTGAAGCATGAGCGCATTGAAACTACTGTTGCTAAG GCAAAAGAAGTTCGTCGGCTAGCTGATAATATGGTACAGCTTGGAAAGGAG GGTACTCTCTGTGCTGCAAGGCGTGCTGGTGCTTTTGTGCGAGGGGATGATGTCATTCACAAGCTATTTACAGAATTGGCTTATCGATATAA AGATAGAGCAGGTGGATATACAAGGATGCTCCGTACTAGAATACGAGTTGGTGATGCTGCACCAATGGCCTATATAGA GTTTATAGACAGAGAGAACGAGCTTAGACAGTCAAAACCCCCTactcctcaacctccacaaagAGCACCTCTGGATCCATGGACAAGATCCCGACTGAGCAAGCAGTTTGCCCCACCTAAGGAGGAAAAGAGCTCTGATTCTGATATCTAG